In Phyllobacterium zundukense, one DNA window encodes the following:
- a CDS encoding type II toxin-antitoxin system Phd/YefM family antitoxin — translation MASFTLTDLSNKSGEVIEAAFNGPVDITKHGKRKFVLLTADQFDRLNGIQAQRAFRPDELTVEERAFFLQGLDAIAHEGDPSDD, via the coding sequence ATGGCAAGCTTTACGCTTACTGATCTGAGTAACAAATCGGGAGAAGTGATCGAGGCAGCGTTCAATGGACCTGTCGATATTACCAAGCATGGCAAACGCAAATTCGTGTTGCTAACCGCCGATCAGTTTGACCGTCTGAACGGCATTCAGGCTCAACGTGCATTCCGGCCGGACGAATTAACGGTCGAGGAACGTGCGTTCTTCCTGCAAGGTCTTGATGCCATTGCCCACGAGGGCGATCCTTCGGATGACTGA
- the purQ gene encoding phosphoribosylformylglycinamidine synthase subunit PurQ, producing the protein MKSAVVLLPGLNRDRDMIAALTKISGVEPHTVWQTDTEIPDVDLIVIPGGFSYGDYLRCGAIAARMPVMQAIREKADKGVMVMGVCNGFQILVEAGLLPGALMRNASLKFVCREVKLEVTNANTAFTRGYSHGQIIRSPVAHHDGNYFADEATLARIEGNGQVVFRYAEGTNPNGSINDIAGVINENGNVLGLMPHPENLIEAAHGGTDGRALFAGILGVAA; encoded by the coding sequence ATGAAATCAGCAGTTGTCCTCCTTCCCGGCCTCAACCGCGACCGCGACATGATTGCGGCGCTGACGAAGATCTCCGGCGTCGAGCCGCACACGGTGTGGCAGACAGACACGGAAATCCCCGATGTCGATCTGATCGTCATTCCCGGCGGCTTCTCCTATGGCGACTATCTGCGCTGCGGCGCGATTGCCGCGCGCATGCCGGTCATGCAGGCGATCCGCGAGAAAGCCGACAAGGGCGTCATGGTGATGGGGGTGTGCAACGGCTTCCAGATCCTGGTGGAAGCGGGCCTCCTCCCCGGCGCATTGATGCGCAATGCCTCGCTGAAATTCGTCTGCCGCGAGGTGAAGCTCGAAGTGACGAACGCCAATACCGCCTTCACCCGCGGTTATTCGCATGGCCAGATCATCCGCAGCCCCGTCGCTCATCATGACGGCAATTACTTTGCCGATGAAGCGACGCTGGCGCGTATCGAGGGCAATGGCCAGGTGGTATTCCGTTATGCGGAAGGCACCAACCCGAATGGCTCGATCAATGACATTGCCGGTGTCATCAACGAAAACGGCAATGTTCTCGGCCTGATGCCGCATCCGGAGAACCTGATCGAAGCGGCTCACGGTGGAACCGACGGCCGTGCACTGTTTGCCGGCATTCTCGGGGTTGCCGCCTGA
- a CDS encoding NAD(P)H-dependent oxidoreductase, whose amino-acid sequence MHALIVIAHPDPKSLSHTVAAHVAEGVSLSAPGNTFEIADLMAEAFDPRFTAADLAVHRRLAPPPADVAAEQARIDRADALVLVFPVYWWSMPGLLKGWIDRVFANGWAFDFSPDAKLVKKLRHLRVHLVGIGGSDARTYARHGYAGAMKTQIDHGIFEYCGACVTSELLLESETLDPAFHLDAARAIGRNLFNAPQRCEAADAA is encoded by the coding sequence ATGCACGCGCTTATTGTCATCGCACATCCCGATCCCAAGTCGCTCAGCCATACCGTCGCTGCGCATGTTGCCGAGGGGGTATCGCTGTCCGCCCCAGGCAATACCTTCGAAATCGCAGACCTCATGGCGGAAGCATTCGATCCAAGGTTCACCGCGGCTGACCTCGCCGTTCATCGCCGGTTGGCGCCACCGCCCGCCGATGTTGCCGCTGAGCAGGCGAGGATCGATCGCGCCGATGCCCTTGTGCTGGTCTTTCCCGTCTACTGGTGGTCCATGCCGGGGCTCCTTAAGGGATGGATTGATCGCGTCTTCGCCAATGGCTGGGCTTTCGACTTCAGCCCGGACGCCAAGCTGGTAAAGAAACTTCGTCACTTGCGGGTTCATCTCGTCGGCATCGGAGGCAGCGACGCGCGAACCTATGCGCGGCATGGCTATGCCGGCGCCATGAAGACGCAGATCGACCATGGGATCTTCGAGTATTGTGGTGCATGCGTGACGTCCGAGCTCCTGCTCGAATCGGAAACGCTGGATCCGGCTTTTCATTTGGACGCTGCGCGCGCCATTGGCCGCAATCTCTTTAACGCACCCCAACGATGCGAGGCTGCCGACGCAGCATGA
- a CDS encoding TetR/AcrR family transcriptional regulator: MSSVETREMASGSLRRRRLSREDRHRQLLDVAWRLVREEGTEALTLGRVAEQAGVAKPVVYDHFGTRPGLLAALYQEYDARQTALMDSAIQASEPILAERAAVIASSYVDCVISQGREIPGVSAALAGSPELEKIKRAYEMAFIEKCRIVLTPFAGAAGGIASAALWAMLGAAEALSYAAATGDITAAQAQDELFETIVAMVARSARSGTRPNIG, translated from the coding sequence ATGTCAAGCGTTGAAACGAGAGAAATGGCTTCCGGTTCACTGCGGCGCCGCCGCTTGTCGAGGGAGGATCGGCATCGCCAGCTTCTCGATGTCGCATGGCGGCTGGTCCGTGAAGAAGGAACGGAAGCCTTGACACTCGGCCGGGTCGCCGAGCAAGCAGGCGTTGCAAAACCCGTCGTCTACGACCATTTCGGTACGCGGCCGGGGCTGCTCGCGGCGCTCTACCAGGAGTACGATGCGCGTCAGACAGCGCTGATGGATTCAGCGATACAGGCGAGCGAACCGATCCTGGCGGAGAGGGCTGCGGTCATTGCGTCTTCTTACGTGGATTGCGTGATTAGCCAGGGCCGCGAGATACCCGGCGTGAGCGCGGCACTCGCCGGTTCACCGGAACTCGAAAAGATCAAGCGTGCATACGAGATGGCATTCATCGAGAAGTGCCGCATTGTCCTCACCCCATTCGCCGGAGCTGCGGGTGGTATCGCTTCAGCTGCGCTTTGGGCGATGCTTGGAGCAGCCGAGGCTCTGTCCTATGCCGCAGCGACCGGCGATATCACGGCGGCGCAGGCGCAGGACGAACTCTTTGAAACAATCGTCGCAATGGTCGCCAGAAGCGCGCGCAGCGGCACTCGGCCAAACATCGGATAA
- a CDS encoding glutathione S-transferase family protein, whose protein sequence is MKLYSRPLSPYSSIVRCIAYYKQAPIKIVAPPQGFPIPEEFRAISPFNRIPVLITGSGLTIVEASVIAEYLEEHFPEPSLLPADSRDRAIVRMTARAAELEVLTPVMELFEVIYRKSKDEARISKLFKQMEIGLTETEKRLGHGPYALGDQMTLADAWLTPTRFVFNNFRKMSGREDLLDPYPKFDAYQQLIVQDPVLSLVWYEMTDGLKVFEGELESA, encoded by the coding sequence ATGAAACTTTATTCGCGGCCGCTATCCCCTTATTCCTCCATCGTCCGCTGCATCGCCTACTACAAGCAAGCGCCAATCAAGATCGTCGCGCCGCCGCAGGGCTTTCCGATCCCGGAAGAGTTCCGCGCGATCTCCCCGTTCAATCGTATACCCGTGCTGATCACCGGTTCCGGCCTTACCATCGTCGAGGCATCGGTGATTGCCGAGTATCTGGAAGAACATTTTCCCGAACCATCCCTGCTGCCGGCCGATTCCCGTGATCGCGCCATCGTGCGCATGACAGCGCGCGCTGCCGAGCTCGAGGTCCTGACCCCGGTGATGGAACTGTTCGAAGTCATCTATCGCAAGTCGAAGGACGAGGCGCGGATTTCCAAGCTGTTCAAGCAGATGGAAATTGGCTTGACGGAAACCGAAAAACGTCTCGGTCACGGCCCTTACGCACTGGGCGACCAGATGACATTGGCCGACGCGTGGCTGACGCCGACCCGCTTCGTCTTTAACAATTTCCGCAAGATGTCAGGCCGCGAAGACCTGCTCGACCCCTATCCGAAATTTGATGCCTATCAGCAACTTATTGTTCAGGATCCGGTGCTATCGCTGGTCTGGTACGAGATGACGGACGGCCTCAAAGTGTTCGAGGGTGAACTCGAGTCCGCCTGA
- the purC gene encoding phosphoribosylaminoimidazolesuccinocarboxamide synthase, giving the protein MNRRRRVYEGKAKILYEGPEPGTLVQHFKDDTTVLHPKKTEVIDGKGVLNNRISEYIFSQLNRMGIPTHFIRRLNMREQLIKEVEIIPLQVVVRNIAAGSLAKRLGIEEGTVLPRSIIEFYYKNDELDDPMVSEEHITAFGWAAPQEIDDIMALAIRVNDFLSGLFLGVGIQLVDFKIECGRLYEGDLMRIVLADEFSPDSARLWDSQTAEKMDKDRFRRDMGGLIEAYQEVARRLGIMNENEPTRPAGPVLVK; this is encoded by the coding sequence ATGAACCGTCGCCGCCGTGTCTACGAAGGCAAAGCAAAGATCCTTTACGAAGGACCAGAACCAGGCACACTCGTCCAGCACTTCAAAGACGATACGACCGTGCTACACCCGAAGAAGACTGAAGTCATCGACGGCAAGGGCGTTCTGAACAACCGCATTTCCGAATATATCTTCAGCCAGCTCAACCGCATGGGGATTCCGACGCACTTTATCCGCCGCCTAAATATGCGCGAGCAGCTGATCAAGGAAGTCGAGATTATTCCGCTCCAGGTCGTCGTGCGCAATATCGCCGCCGGCTCGCTGGCAAAGCGCCTCGGCATCGAGGAAGGCACTGTGCTGCCCCGCTCGATCATCGAGTTCTATTACAAGAATGACGAGCTTGACGACCCGATGGTGTCGGAAGAGCACATCACCGCCTTTGGCTGGGCCGCCCCGCAGGAAATCGACGACATCATGGCGCTGGCCATCCGCGTCAATGATTTCCTGAGCGGCCTGTTTCTTGGCGTCGGCATCCAGCTCGTCGACTTCAAGATCGAATGCGGCCGTCTCTACGAGGGCGACCTGATGCGTATCGTCCTTGCCGACGAGTTCTCGCCGGATTCCGCGCGCCTCTGGGACAGCCAGACCGCCGAGAAGATGGACAAGGACCGGTTCCGCCGCGATATGGGCGGGCTGATCGAGGCCTATCAGGAAGTTGCACGCCGTCTCGGCATCATGAATGAAAACGAACCGACGCGCCCGGCCGGGCCCGTCCTGGTCAAATAG
- a CDS encoding DUF1127 domain-containing protein, with protein MSTIDTIRRCDGSESHKASSETGGLFHTISAMFGWFGNAMLKRRTRLHLSELSNDLLDDVGIEPAEARREIKRFFWD; from the coding sequence ATGAGTACAATCGATACAATCAGAAGATGCGATGGCTCGGAGAGTCACAAGGCATCGAGCGAAACGGGCGGATTGTTCCACACAATCTCTGCAATGTTCGGCTGGTTTGGCAATGCAATGCTCAAGCGCCGGACGCGTCTGCATCTCAGCGAGCTTAGCAATGACCTGCTTGACGATGTCGGCATTGAGCCCGCAGAGGCCCGGCGCGAGATCAAGCGTTTCTTCTGGGACTGA
- a CDS encoding DUF1127 domain-containing protein produces MGPMYVDPHKAAHPGLTHFVHNATVCRVAGWLENAAMKRRTRLELGSLGEDGLKDLGLTRDHVEADLGNYFS; encoded by the coding sequence ATGGGCCCGATGTATGTTGATCCCCACAAGGCCGCTCATCCAGGCCTGACACATTTTGTTCACAACGCAACGGTCTGCCGCGTTGCCGGCTGGCTGGAAAATGCGGCGATGAAGCGCCGCACCAGGCTTGAACTTGGTTCGCTCGGAGAAGACGGTCTGAAAGACCTCGGCTTGACGCGCGACCACGTCGAAGCCGATCTGGGCAATTATTTTTCCTGA
- a CDS encoding PLP-dependent aminotransferase family protein, with protein MTNWLPDLEHGKGPLYLRLAERIESDISEGILAPGTKLPPQRNLAFDIGVTIGTVGRAYNLIRERGLVSGEVGRGTYVTDHKETSLVPPPQTEPFGGTRGPVATPGKIRMDSTAAIEVGQSGTMERLLAQISKQYPTEIASYSRTLPASWQQAGSKWLSAAGWTPDPSCIVPTLGAHSAILAVIAAITVPGDRIAFEDLTYCSAARSVNLMGRRSVIMQTQNGSLTPDDFERHCAQQHPKLVFLMPSLHNPTATTMPEEHRRAIVEIARRYNVWIIEDEIYGSLTRHDHVKIANLAPERTFHIGGLSKSVAAGVRGGWVACPPHLAARVLTAHKMVSGGMPFIMAELGAQIVNCGEADTIRAKVQTEVRAREAIARSAFAGMDFISQPLSPFLWMKLPDPWLSGTFKNAALNEGVLIDDEDEFKPGRTEKVFHGVRLGLTVPRTREELQQGFTILRRLMETDNASYDSYS; from the coding sequence ATGACAAATTGGCTTCCTGATCTTGAACACGGCAAAGGCCCGCTTTACCTGCGGCTGGCGGAACGAATTGAATCCGACATCTCCGAGGGTATTCTGGCTCCTGGCACGAAACTGCCGCCGCAGCGCAATCTCGCCTTCGACATTGGCGTAACCATCGGCACGGTGGGCCGTGCCTATAATCTCATCCGCGAACGTGGCCTCGTCAGCGGCGAGGTGGGGCGAGGAACCTATGTGACCGATCACAAGGAGACGTCGCTGGTGCCCCCACCGCAGACGGAACCGTTTGGCGGCACACGCGGCCCGGTCGCCACGCCCGGCAAGATTCGCATGGACAGCACGGCAGCAATCGAGGTCGGACAATCCGGCACGATGGAACGGTTGCTGGCGCAGATCAGCAAGCAGTACCCAACCGAGATTGCCAGCTATTCACGCACCCTGCCCGCATCTTGGCAGCAGGCTGGCAGCAAATGGCTGTCCGCCGCGGGCTGGACGCCGGACCCGTCCTGCATCGTGCCGACGCTCGGCGCGCATTCGGCAATACTGGCAGTGATTGCCGCAATTACCGTTCCCGGAGACAGGATTGCCTTCGAGGACCTGACCTATTGTTCGGCGGCGCGCAGCGTCAATCTCATGGGTCGCCGCAGCGTCATCATGCAGACGCAGAATGGCAGCCTGACGCCCGATGATTTCGAGCGGCACTGCGCGCAGCAGCACCCGAAGCTGGTCTTCCTGATGCCATCGCTGCACAATCCGACTGCCACCACCATGCCGGAAGAACATCGCCGCGCCATCGTCGAGATTGCCCGGCGCTACAATGTCTGGATCATAGAGGACGAAATCTACGGATCGCTCACGCGGCACGATCACGTCAAGATCGCCAACCTGGCGCCGGAACGCACGTTCCACATTGGCGGCCTGTCGAAATCCGTCGCCGCAGGCGTTCGCGGCGGCTGGGTCGCCTGCCCTCCCCACCTTGCAGCGCGTGTTCTCACCGCCCACAAGATGGTCAGCGGCGGGATGCCCTTCATCATGGCAGAGCTTGGCGCGCAGATCGTCAATTGCGGCGAAGCCGACACGATCCGCGCCAAGGTCCAGACGGAAGTCAGGGCGCGCGAGGCCATCGCCCGGTCAGCCTTTGCCGGCATGGATTTCATCTCGCAACCCCTGTCGCCGTTCCTGTGGATGAAACTGCCGGACCCCTGGCTCTCCGGCACCTTCAAGAACGCCGCGCTCAATGAGGGCGTGCTGATCGACGACGAGGACGAATTCAAACCGGGCCGTACCGAGAAGGTATTCCATGGCGTGCGCCTTGGCCTCACTGTGCCGAGAACGAGGGAAGAACTGCAACAAGGCTTCACCATCCTGCGCCGGCTCATGGAAACAGACAATGCGAGCTATGACAGTTATTCTTGA
- the purS gene encoding phosphoribosylformylglycinamidine synthase subunit PurS produces the protein MKARVTVTLKNGVLDPQGKAIVGALGSLGFDGVGSVRQGKVFDVELDTTDRSKAEANLKAMCEKLLANTVIEDYSVAID, from the coding sequence ATGAAGGCACGTGTCACTGTAACCTTGAAGAATGGCGTTCTTGACCCGCAGGGCAAGGCAATTGTCGGCGCGCTGGGCAGTCTTGGTTTCGATGGCGTCGGCTCCGTGCGCCAGGGCAAGGTTTTCGACGTCGAACTCGACACGACAGACCGCTCCAAGGCCGAGGCGAACCTCAAGGCGATGTGCGAAAAGCTCCTCGCAAATACGGTGATTGAAGATTACAGTGTGGCGATTGATTGA
- a CDS encoding VOC family protein, with protein sequence MAGNARAETKMDKISFAATAPTHVSKVGIKAKDADALSKYYQDVVGLREISRKGQSVILGAGETPLLEIEQASAVRADDPHSAGLYHTAFLLPARADLARWARRAIDQRTPIVGASDHLVSEAIYLTDPEGNGVEIYADRPHENWKWNGSSVQMGTEALDVGNLLGEPGNDVPWTAAPDGTMVGHLHLRVGNAKEAESWWQNELGLQTVAGFGGSAVFMSTGGYHHHVAANSWQSRGAGRRDNDRSGLAWAEFSSADAKNEREIVDPWGNVIRIVPAKG encoded by the coding sequence ATGGCGGGAAATGCCCGCGCGGAGACAAAGATGGACAAGATTTCCTTTGCAGCGACGGCACCGACCCATGTGTCGAAAGTTGGCATCAAGGCCAAGGATGCCGATGCGCTGTCGAAATATTACCAGGATGTGGTTGGCTTGCGCGAGATATCACGCAAGGGCCAGTCGGTCATTCTTGGCGCAGGTGAAACGCCGCTGCTCGAGATCGAGCAGGCTTCGGCTGTTCGCGCCGACGATCCGCATAGTGCCGGTCTCTACCATACCGCCTTTCTCCTGCCGGCGCGTGCCGACCTTGCCCGCTGGGCGAGGCGGGCCATTGACCAGCGCACGCCGATTGTCGGCGCTTCCGACCATCTGGTCAGCGAGGCGATCTATCTGACCGACCCGGAGGGCAACGGCGTCGAGATCTATGCCGACCGCCCGCATGAAAACTGGAAATGGAACGGCTCATCCGTGCAGATGGGTACCGAGGCGCTGGATGTCGGCAATCTGCTGGGCGAACCCGGCAATGATGTGCCGTGGACCGCTGCACCCGATGGCACGATGGTCGGCCATCTCCACCTGCGCGTTGGCAACGCCAAGGAAGCGGAGAGCTGGTGGCAGAACGAGCTCGGGTTGCAGACGGTTGCAGGGTTCGGCGGCAGCGCTGTATTCATGTCGACTGGCGGCTACCATCACCATGTGGCCGCCAACTCCTGGCAGAGCCGCGGCGCCGGCCGCCGCGACAATGACCGTTCGGGTCTCGCCTGGGCCGAGTTCAGCTCTGCCGATGCAAAGAACGAGCGCGAGATCGTCGATCCCTGGGGCAATGTCATCCGCATCGTGCCCGCAAAGGGTTAG
- a CDS encoding HpcH/HpaI aldolase family protein, translating to MSLASRLRAGETIYSAWSNLTDPLVMEALCRTPLDAMLLDMQHGAHDTASIVALTGIIRAAQKHTLVRVPVGRFDMASRALDMGAEAVIAPMINSVEDARRFAAAMKYPPLGERSWGQLRGRPGSYGAGGSGSYLREVNEATLSFAMIETRAAYTALDDILAVDGIDGVFVGPSDFSIAWSNGAEVDAGSEAIIEPLTQIAAKAKAAGKLCGIYAATPSLAKRFVGLGYTYIPLSVDTAYVTLGVQSLLDAVKA from the coding sequence ATGTCGCTTGCATCGCGCCTCAGGGCTGGGGAAACCATCTATTCGGCCTGGTCGAACCTGACCGACCCGCTTGTCATGGAAGCGCTGTGCCGGACGCCGCTCGATGCGATGCTGCTCGACATGCAGCATGGCGCGCATGATACAGCGAGCATTGTGGCATTGACCGGTATCATCCGGGCTGCCCAAAAACATACGCTGGTGCGCGTTCCCGTCGGACGTTTCGACATGGCGAGCCGTGCGCTCGATATGGGTGCCGAAGCGGTTATCGCGCCGATGATCAACAGCGTCGAGGATGCACGCCGTTTTGCGGCGGCGATGAAATACCCGCCGCTGGGCGAGCGCTCCTGGGGCCAGCTGCGCGGCCGTCCCGGCAGCTATGGCGCGGGCGGCTCCGGCAGTTATTTGCGCGAGGTCAACGAAGCGACGCTTTCCTTCGCCATGATAGAGACCCGGGCTGCCTATACGGCGCTCGACGATATATTGGCGGTCGATGGCATTGACGGCGTCTTTGTCGGCCCGTCGGATTTCTCCATAGCGTGGAGCAACGGGGCGGAGGTGGATGCCGGTTCCGAAGCCATCATTGAGCCGCTGACGCAGATTGCAGCCAAGGCCAAGGCCGCAGGCAAGCTTTGCGGCATCTACGCTGCGACGCCTTCTCTGGCAAAACGCTTCGTTGGTCTCGGCTATACCTATATTCCGCTCAGCGTCGACACCGCTTATGTGACGCTTGGCGTGCAGTCATTGCTGGACGCAGTGAAGGCGTAG
- a CDS encoding DUF1476 domain-containing protein: MTMEDRKNAFENKYAHDAEVRFRAEARRNKLLGLWAAERLGKTGEEAEAYAKEVIKADFQEAGDDDVFRKIRADFDAAGVDKSDHRIRRTMEELMIEAIRQIEGS; encoded by the coding sequence ATGACAATGGAAGATCGCAAGAACGCCTTTGAAAACAAGTATGCGCACGACGCAGAAGTGCGTTTCAGGGCGGAAGCACGGCGGAACAAGCTTCTCGGCCTTTGGGCGGCGGAACGGCTCGGCAAGACCGGCGAAGAGGCCGAGGCCTATGCGAAGGAAGTCATCAAGGCGGATTTCCAGGAAGCCGGTGACGATGATGTCTTCCGCAAGATCCGCGCCGATTTCGATGCGGCTGGCGTCGACAAGTCCGACCATCGCATCCGCCGTACCATGGAAGAACTGATGATCGAGGCTATTCGCCAGATCGAAGGTTCCTGA
- a CDS encoding NAD-dependent epimerase/dehydratase family protein, with protein MTILVTGSSGHLGEALVRTLRARGQEVAGLDIIEGPFTTHVGSVADRTFVKHCMAGVKTVLHAATLHKPHVATHARQDFVDTNITGTLNLLEEAVAAGVCSFIYTSTTSVFGDALVPPAGAPAAWITEDVRPIPKNIYGVTKAAAENLCQLFQRNQGLATMVLRTSRFFPEEDDDRHVRNGFADDNIKLNEFLYRRVDIEDIVSAHLLAAEKAPVLGFRCYIISATTPFTPDDLPDLRADAPRAVQRHIPEYEAEFARRGWKMLPSIDRVYVNERARNELGWQPKYDFRFLIERLAEGKDMRSPLAQQIGSKGYHAESFMEGPYPVD; from the coding sequence ATGACGATATTGGTCACAGGCAGTTCCGGCCATCTGGGCGAGGCGCTGGTCCGCACCCTGCGTGCCAGGGGGCAGGAGGTCGCCGGGCTCGATATAATAGAAGGTCCGTTCACCACGCATGTCGGTTCCGTTGCCGACCGCACCTTTGTCAAGCATTGCATGGCGGGCGTGAAAACGGTCCTTCATGCAGCGACGCTGCACAAGCCGCATGTCGCCACCCATGCGCGGCAGGATTTCGTCGATACCAATATCACCGGCACGCTCAACCTGCTGGAAGAGGCCGTGGCGGCAGGTGTCTGCTCGTTCATCTATACCAGCACGACGAGTGTCTTTGGCGATGCGCTGGTCCCGCCGGCCGGCGCTCCGGCGGCGTGGATCACCGAGGACGTCCGGCCGATCCCGAAGAACATCTATGGTGTCACCAAAGCGGCCGCCGAAAATCTCTGCCAGCTGTTCCAAAGAAATCAGGGGCTGGCGACGATGGTTTTGCGGACGTCGCGCTTCTTCCCGGAAGAGGACGACGACAGGCATGTTCGCAATGGTTTCGCCGACGACAACATCAAGCTGAATGAATTCCTCTACCGCCGGGTGGATATCGAGGACATTGTCAGTGCGCATCTGCTCGCCGCCGAAAAGGCGCCGGTACTTGGGTTCCGCTGCTATATCATCAGTGCGACCACGCCCTTCACACCGGACGATTTGCCGGATCTGCGCGCTGACGCCCCGCGCGCCGTCCAACGTCACATTCCCGAATATGAGGCGGAATTTGCGCGGCGCGGCTGGAAGATGCTGCCGAGTATCGACCGCGTCTATGTCAACGAACGGGCGCGGAACGAGCTTGGCTGGCAGCCGAAATATGATTTCCGCTTTCTCATCGAGCGTCTGGCTGAGGGCAAGGACATGCGCAGTCCGCTGGCCCAGCAGATCGGCTCAAAGGGCTATCATGCTGAAAGCTTTATGGAGGGACCTTATCCGGTCGATTGA
- a CDS encoding RBBP9/YdeN family alpha/beta hydrolase, translating into MKVKDADILIVPGYTNSGPDHWQTRWESKLSTARRVEQAEWTKPVREDWVAEVVKSINAATRPVVVVAHSLGVPTFIHAIPEIGDKVKGAFLVTPPDVSNPKIRPKHLMTFGPYPRDPFTFPSIVVASRNDHYCSYEVADDLAASWGSMIIDAGDSGHLNSESGHGPWPEGSMVFAQFLSRL; encoded by the coding sequence ATGAAAGTCAAAGACGCCGATATTCTCATTGTTCCCGGTTATACCAATTCCGGCCCCGATCACTGGCAGACGCGCTGGGAGTCAAAACTCTCGACGGCGCGCCGGGTCGAGCAGGCGGAGTGGACGAAACCCGTGCGCGAGGACTGGGTGGCCGAAGTGGTCAAATCCATCAACGCAGCAACGCGCCCGGTCGTCGTCGTCGCGCATTCGCTTGGCGTGCCGACCTTCATCCATGCCATCCCGGAAATCGGCGACAAGGTCAAAGGCGCGTTCCTGGTGACGCCGCCGGACGTTTCAAACCCGAAAATCCGGCCAAAGCATCTGATGACGTTCGGCCCCTACCCGCGCGATCCCTTTACCTTTCCCTCGATCGTCGTCGCCAGCCGCAACGATCACTATTGCAGCTATGAGGTGGCAGACGATCTCGCCGCTTCCTGGGGCTCAATGATCATCGATGCCGGTGACAGCGGCCATCTCAATTCTGAAAGCGGACACGGCCCCTGGCCGGAAGGCTCGATGGTGTTTGCTCAGTTTCTGTCGCGGTTGTGA